aaaccaactataaaaggagaaaaagggGATGCTTACTGCATTAGATAGATTTAGTGGTTTAGCGATGGTATAGTAGGATATTCTTCTTGCCTTCTTCCTTAGTTAtgtgtttgtttattttctgaGTTTCGTATTTTGAGTGAGAATAAAATTGTTTGAGTGATAGAACGGAGGGTTAtgttagtttaaaaatatactataatgGTCAAATTTTATCTCAAACACATGAAGGTGTAAGTTTTGTATGTGAGAATCCATGTGTTATTGTTGTTCCTCCTGGAATAACATATGTAAGAGGCTAATTTAGTGGAGCCTAACATAGACTGGACAGGTTATAATAGTGAAAGTGAAGAAAAGTTTGAAGGCAATTACCAAATTCTTAGTGCAACTGAAGATGGAGATGAAGACGATATAATGGATGACACAAATGTGACAGATGTTGCAAACGCACTAGCGGATCGGCATCCATCCAGAGATCCATCTTTCATGCATACTTTGAATGTTGATGCCATGCATGCACCAGAATTTCTTAAATATGTCAATGCAGGTAATTACTAGTGGTAGcatattttgaattattattttagtaatcgtgttaattaaaaatttagatatagttaattatattgttattagTGCAGTCCCACATGTTGTTGCAGACGGTGAATTCATCATTGGAATGGAGTTTAACTTGAGGGAGGCTGTGATTGCAGCAATTAAAGAGTATACCATTCAGAGAGGTGTCGATTATAGGGTATTCGAATAAGAGCCTACGGCATTCTATGTAAAATGTGTACAATATGGAGCATTTTGTGATTGGCTCATCAGAGTTAGTCTTATCAAAAGACAATATTGTTAGGTTATAAGGAGATACAATAGTAGCCACACATGCACCAAAGCTGCCATTTCTCAAGATCATGCTAAATTGTACTCAGAGACAATTGCAAAGGCGATAAGGCCATTGGTTGAAGCTGACCCATCTCTAAAGGTGAAATCTGTAATTGCTGAGGTACAGTCTAAGTTCAATTATACGATAAGTTATCGCAAAGCATGGCTGGCTAAGCAAAAGggaattgaaaaatatttggcgGGTGGAAAGCTTCTTATGAAGCTTTGCCCACATGGTTTGAAGAAATGGTAGCAAAAGAACCATCAGCAACCGTTTAGTACAAAACTGCATATGCCTACCAAGAGGATGAGTTGGTGCAAGATATTCGGATTCTGACACGAGTCTTTTGGGCTTTCTATCCTTGAATTAAAGCATTTAGAAGCTACAAACCATTAGTACAAGTAGACGACACACACTTATATGGAAAATATAAAGGAGCTCTTTTAGTTGTAGTATCACAGGATGGCAATGGAGATATTGTGCCTCTCGCATTTGCCATAGTTGAGGGTGAGACTGCCGATGCGTGACATTTTTTTCTTAGCCATTTGTGAACATATGTGGTGAATCGAGATTGTATTAGTCTTATCTCTGACCGACACGAGTCCATTAGTTCAGCCATAGCTCGTAGCAATGGAGCATGGCAGTATCCAAGAGCTATTCACATGTTTTGCATCAGACACATAGCATCCAACATCTTGAGAAGGTTTAAGGCACCGCATATGCAGAAGCTGATCGTCAACATAGGTGAATAaattacaatatttttattattatgtggTGATTTTGATAATAACAACATTGTTTATTATCTGAGTTGTGTTGTTCTCTTGTGGCAAGCTATTCTAGAACGGTGTGTGAATTTAACATGCGTTACCAAAGATTATGTGAGCGGGGTGAGGCTTACAAGCTTTGGCTCGACAATGTCCCTCAATCGCAATATGCTTTGGCATATGATGAGGGACATCGCTGGGGCCACATGACCACCAACCTAGTAGAGTGCATTAACAGAGTTTTGAAAGGGGCACGCAATCTACCTATCACATCCCTTGTTAAGACAAATTTTTACAGGCTAAATGAATTGTTCACTAGGAAGAGGTCTGAGGTTGAGGCTCGTATAAGTGCAGGAGATGCATTCTCAACTGAGAAAATTCAGTCAAATCAGCATCTAGTGGGAAGCATCCAAGTTAACTTATTTGACCAGTAAAACAAGGTCTTTGAGGTGCGTGAGATGCCTAGCGGCATAGAATTTGTAGTGAATCTTCGTCATCGTCATTGTGACTATAGTGAGTTTCAGGTGGATCAAATTCCTTGTCACCATGTCCTCGCTTGTTGTGTGAACCAGCACCTTGATTGGAAACAATATGTGCATGAGGTGTATAGGATGGAAGAGATCCGAAAGGTGTACAGAACCCGATTCAGGCTACTAGAAAATCTAACAACATGGCCGATGCATCAAGAACCAAGACTAATACCCAATTCCCACCTCAAGCGAGTAACCAAAGGTTGCCCTAAAAAAACTCGCTTCTTAAATGAAATGGATATGTGTGACATGCATGGTCCTAGGCGTTGCAGACTTTGTGGAGGTGAGGGTCATAGCCGAAGTAGATGCCCACACCGTGCTGGATCTAATGCTAGTGGCTCGGCTCTAAATCCTTAGTTGTCATATTAGGGGTACTGGAATAACTCAGTTGTATCGAATGCTTTAATTGTGTTAGTTGTATTCTTCATCCTTTTGTTTAGTATTGTATCCAGTGTTGAATCATGTTATTGCAACTTTTCTAGAATTAATTTCAAAGTTCACATTGAAAACATGTCTGAGAATAATAGAAAGTCATCTATGAAAACAACACAACTCATATAAACTTATATTGCACAAATCTACTAACTAAACTGCATAATAACtcatttaaagatatttttctttatgttttgagCCACCTTGGAACATCCTCTTTTGAGCCTTTTCTTGATCTCTGAAGGACTCCATTTATTTTGACTTTCACGAATCGGGTCAACCCTAAGATTGTAGCTCTTGCCACGAACCGCTTGATTGGAGCTGTCATCTGTTGCACCTACATGATAACTATAATAAATAAGAATAGTCCTACACAAGATAGAACAATACAGAATACAATTTTACTTATTAGACGATAATACTAGTAAATAACTTACCCACACCAGGCTCGTCAACCTCATCCTCACCCATACTAGGCTCATTAATTTCATCCTCATCTGCACCAGGTTCATTAACCTCATTCCCACCTACACTAGGCTCATCGTCTTCCTCCTTAACATCCTCGGGCATACGAATACCTCTTGGGGATTGGCGATATCCAGAGGACACTCTTAATCGAATCAACAGAATGTCGTGGCATAGAATGTTCCAAAGACGACTGCGGTTAATGCCTCAAATCTAAAGACAAGCGACCAGAAACAATTTGAGTAGCTGGAAAATCCTCATATCGTGCCTCTTGGGCAACTGGTGTATGGTCTTGAGTAGAGAATAAATAGTTGACCCACTAAAAATAATaagtctttttctttaaaaacttaataaaataaaattaaagtaaaattaaaattattacacAACGGCGTATTACACATGGATTGGGTCATTTATTTTGATTACACATACTGAAGcccaatatttaaaaaaagaagttcatttttcttcttcactcacCATCAATAACTTAATTGAAGAAAGAATTAAGAAGGCAAAAGGATAGACAAAGtaaatttttcataatattattatcatcatgGATCAAGATTAGTAattcttctcattttatttGTGATAGTTGATACGTGAGCATTTtccctatcttttcctagtgaatttacaTTTGAATtgctaagtttaatcaagatttaaatactttttagccactatgagtactactttgagttgtgtgcaatttgctttatttcaggtagcatttggAGGGATTTGACAAGATTTGTTtagaaaaaagggaagaaagtgaatgatgttgtcaaccctgacctccttgcactccaaAAAGAATAACTtaagctacagagatccaattgatATGATTCTagcggcattggaaagctaacttctagagTTTTCCAGCGATATATAATTGTATACACTTCTTCTCCAACATGTACGGCCATGTTGGCACCTAACTTGGAGaatcccaagttaggcgccgGATGAAGCAATTAACTCCAAAGCGTGCTGCCAAGGCCACGCCTAACTTCAATATCCTGATGTTAGGCGCCAATCCTAGCTTGTGCAATGGTCCCACACCTGTTAAAGAGAATTCGaagatttagtttttttttttattttgattaaactttattttatttacaaatagaaaaagatattattttgttttagaaaatatattttacattaattaggattagatataaaagagaaaaaagattcAGCCCTTCGGGCCCTTTTATCTTTTACGCACCTCATTTC
The genomic region above belongs to Arachis duranensis cultivar V14167 chromosome 3, aradu.V14167.gnm2.J7QH, whole genome shotgun sequence and contains:
- the LOC107478168 gene encoding uncharacterized protein LOC107478168, translating into MPSGIEFVVNLRHRHCDYSEFQVDQIPCHHVLACCVNQHLDWKQYVHEVYRMEEIRKVYRTRFRLLENLTTWPMHQEPRLIPNSHLKRVTKGCPKKTRFLNEMDMCDMHGPRRCRLCGGEGHSRSRCPHRAGSNASGSALNP